From one Paenibacillus sp. FSL K6-1330 genomic stretch:
- a CDS encoding antibiotic biosynthesis monooxygenase has product MEKFAMYGKLIAHPGKRDELAEILLEAAAMLSDNKDCELYIVNVSDSDPNAVWVTELWSSQDAHAASLQGADTSELLQRGRPLIAGAEPLKLKPLGGKGF; this is encoded by the coding sequence ATGGAGAAATTCGCGATGTACGGAAAGCTGATTGCCCATCCCGGCAAACGGGATGAACTTGCAGAGATCCTGCTCGAAGCAGCAGCGATGCTTAGCGATAACAAAGATTGTGAACTCTATATCGTCAACGTTTCGGACAGCGATCCGAATGCCGTCTGGGTCACGGAATTGTGGAGCAGCCAAGACGCGCATGCCGCTTCATTGCAGGGAGCCGATACGTCCGAGCTGCTGCAGCGCGGGCGGCCGCTGATCGCCGGCGCGGAGCCGCTCAAGCTTAAACCGCTTGGAGGAAAAGGTTTTTAG
- a CDS encoding alpha-L-fucosidase, translated as MTTTTTPTNQVIQERNQRVQWFQNDRFGMFIHWGLYSIPARGEWLRSSEQMSIEDYQTYFDEFDPVDYNPREWAKAAKKAGMKYAVLTAKHHDGFCLFDSKLTEYKSTNTKAGRDLVQEFLEAFREEGLKVGLYFSLIDWYHEDYPAYGDRIHPMRANEAFKRDPKNFDRYLDYMHGQVRELLTGYGKLDIMWFDFSYGNMRGEVWRATELMKMIRELQPHILIDNRLEGSGESGGSIYTTDPSVYSGDFASPEQIIPPHGVVDQTGAPIPWEACITLNNNWGYAAADRNYKSATTIIRKLVECVSKNGNMLLNVGPDARGVIPKESLDVLEEIGDWMSKNGDSIYGCAAADYPKPDWGRYTQKGNKLYAHVFEESIGPINLIGMADKVKKARLLADGYELFLSRPWSAAEFIEDAFVNFARPEHFTYPLPDKRNTVIELELYDESDRS; from the coding sequence ATGACAACAACTACCACTCCAACCAATCAAGTCATCCAGGAACGAAACCAGCGTGTGCAATGGTTCCAGAACGACCGTTTCGGCATGTTCATCCACTGGGGGCTCTACTCGATCCCAGCCAGAGGCGAATGGCTCCGAAGCTCGGAACAGATGAGCATCGAAGACTATCAGACCTATTTCGATGAATTTGATCCCGTTGACTATAATCCGCGGGAGTGGGCCAAAGCGGCCAAAAAAGCAGGCATGAAATATGCGGTGCTGACGGCCAAGCACCATGACGGATTCTGCTTGTTCGACAGCAAGCTGACGGAATATAAATCAACGAATACCAAAGCCGGCCGGGACCTCGTGCAGGAGTTTCTGGAAGCTTTCCGTGAAGAAGGCCTTAAAGTCGGCCTCTACTTCTCGCTGATCGATTGGTACCATGAGGACTATCCGGCCTATGGGGACCGCATTCACCCGATGCGCGCCAACGAAGCCTTCAAGCGCGATCCGAAAAACTTCGACCGATACCTGGATTACATGCACGGGCAGGTTCGAGAGCTGCTGACAGGCTACGGTAAGCTCGATATTATGTGGTTTGACTTCTCCTATGGTAACATGCGCGGCGAAGTGTGGCGCGCCACCGAGCTGATGAAGATGATCCGCGAGCTGCAGCCGCACATTCTCATCGATAACCGGCTCGAAGGCAGCGGCGAGAGCGGAGGCAGCATCTATACTACCGATCCTTCCGTTTACAGTGGAGATTTCGCGTCACCTGAACAGATCATTCCGCCGCACGGCGTCGTGGATCAGACAGGTGCCCCGATCCCATGGGAAGCCTGCATTACACTGAATAACAATTGGGGCTATGCAGCCGCCGACCGCAATTACAAATCGGCAACCACGATCATCCGCAAACTGGTGGAATGCGTTAGCAAGAACGGCAACATGCTGCTGAACGTCGGGCCTGACGCGAGGGGCGTCATCCCTAAGGAGAGCCTTGACGTGTTGGAGGAAATCGGTGACTGGATGAGCAAGAACGGCGACAGTATCTATGGCTGTGCGGCCGCCGATTATCCGAAGCCGGATTGGGGTCGGTACACCCAAAAAGGCAATAAGCTGTACGCCCACGTCTTTGAGGAGTCCATCGGACCGATCAATCTCATCGGCATGGCCGACAAGGTGAAGAAGGCCCGTCTGCTCGCGGACGGATACGAATTGTTCCTCAGCCGCCCATGGAGCGCAGCGGAATTCATCGAGGACGCATTTGTGAATTTCGCGCGTCCTGAACACTTCACTTATCCGCTCCCCGACAAACGCAATACCGTCATTGAACTGGAGCTTTATGACGAATCGGATCGTTCGTAA
- a CDS encoding YafY family protein, whose amino-acid sequence MSKADNMLSILWMLRSGKKMTAQQIADELEIHVRTVYRCIDSLCASGAPIIADSGPNGGFRILGQFAESPLMFHAEEQKALVHASIFAKESGYPFTDALQRAIDKLKLYTNEEQLDQIERHSSGISVLQPPTHKGLRPLLQTLERAAAQGQTLKMMYSKGREGASVTRDFDPYGIIHWKGQWYAAGFCHLRQEIRNFRVDRIIELELTEHGFERPADFSAKDVLLGSLLPDQGSHEPLVNVVIQGHDHVLNELSQHWLFGHTLVKRRDGEAHFRLDTSSLTSYVPYFLLPYGKSLTILEPASLVLKLSEITTSMALHYERMLSDMTKKEG is encoded by the coding sequence ATGTCCAAAGCGGATAATATGCTGTCGATCCTGTGGATGCTCCGCTCGGGCAAGAAGATGACCGCGCAGCAAATCGCCGATGAGCTGGAAATCCATGTTCGAACGGTGTACCGCTGCATCGATTCGTTATGCGCCAGCGGCGCGCCCATCATCGCCGATTCCGGGCCGAACGGCGGCTTTCGGATCCTCGGACAGTTTGCCGAATCCCCGCTGATGTTTCATGCAGAAGAGCAGAAGGCATTGGTGCATGCCTCGATCTTTGCCAAAGAAAGCGGCTATCCGTTCACGGACGCACTGCAGCGGGCGATCGACAAGCTGAAGCTTTATACAAACGAGGAGCAGCTTGATCAGATCGAACGGCACAGCAGCGGCATCTCGGTTTTGCAGCCTCCTACTCATAAGGGACTGCGACCGCTGCTTCAGACACTTGAACGTGCCGCGGCGCAAGGACAAACCCTGAAGATGATGTATTCGAAGGGCAGGGAAGGCGCCAGCGTTACCCGAGACTTCGATCCCTACGGCATCATCCACTGGAAGGGTCAATGGTATGCTGCGGGCTTCTGCCATCTGCGTCAAGAGATTCGCAATTTTCGCGTGGATCGGATCATCGAGCTGGAGCTGACAGAGCATGGATTTGAACGGCCCGCTGATTTTTCGGCCAAGGATGTACTGCTTGGCAGTCTGCTGCCCGATCAAGGCAGCCATGAACCGCTGGTCAATGTCGTCATCCAAGGCCACGATCATGTTCTGAATGAATTAAGTCAGCATTGGTTATTTGGACATACGCTTGTGAAACGCCGTGATGGAGAAGCTCATTTCCGACTGGATACGTCTTCGCTGACGTCTTATGTTCCCTATTTCCTTCTCCCATATGGCAAATCTTTAACCATTCTGGAGCCCGCTTCTCTTGTTCTGAAACTGTCAGAAATCACGACAAGCATGGCGCTCCATTACGAACGCATGTTAAGCGACATGACCAAAAAGGAAGGGTGA
- a CDS encoding AraC family transcriptional regulator: protein MKNERNEHEAIQQMLLNMQVQIWEAERTQCWPEWKEFDYTVSYNKLYFILDGEGWVKIGDEELYPVPGQLVLMPARTRQSYSVISGRPYLKYWSHFSATVGDSDVFSWLNVPYCYDLSENAEIPSLFQQLVDAHRTGTIAARLKEKSVMLDILSRVFEHQHPQIHTDKMEDMGRLHKVQQYIKNHLHEEITLEQMAGTLHLHPNYFIKYFKRHFGITPQKYLSLKRMEQAKLMLRTTPLSIKEIADATGFESANYFSKTFRKEVGYSPSEYRNNI from the coding sequence ATGAAGAATGAACGAAATGAACATGAAGCCATTCAGCAGATGCTCCTGAACATGCAGGTTCAGATCTGGGAGGCCGAAAGAACGCAGTGCTGGCCGGAGTGGAAGGAATTCGACTACACCGTGTCTTACAACAAGCTCTATTTTATCCTGGATGGGGAAGGATGGGTGAAAATCGGCGATGAGGAGCTGTATCCCGTTCCGGGTCAATTGGTTCTGATGCCGGCACGGACCAGGCAATCCTACTCTGTCATCAGCGGCCGCCCCTATCTTAAATATTGGTCGCACTTCTCGGCGACCGTAGGTGATTCCGATGTATTTTCCTGGCTGAACGTTCCCTATTGCTATGATTTATCGGAGAACGCGGAGATTCCGTCATTATTCCAGCAGCTGGTGGATGCGCATCGTACCGGTACCATCGCCGCGCGGTTAAAGGAAAAGTCGGTGATGCTGGACATCCTGTCCCGAGTGTTCGAGCACCAGCACCCGCAGATTCATACGGACAAAATGGAAGATATGGGCAGGCTCCACAAAGTGCAGCAGTACATTAAGAATCACCTGCATGAGGAGATTACGCTGGAGCAGATGGCGGGGACGCTGCATTTGCATCCGAATTATTTTATTAAGTACTTCAAGCGGCATTTCGGGATCACGCCGCAGAAATATTTAAGCCTCAAACGAATGGAGCAGGCCAAACTCATGCTGAGAACGACCCCTCTGAGCATCAAAGAAATTGCGGACGCAACCGGCTTTGAATCGGCGAACTATTTCTCGAAGACGTTTCGTAAAGAGGTTGGTTACAGCCCCTCGGAATACCGGAACAATATATAG
- a CDS encoding ATP-binding cassette domain-containing protein has translation MSNYAVEIRQLRKSFGHQTVLDGIDLSVPQGNVFALLGPNGAGKTTLINILSTLVAPDAGSVRINGFDLRHHKQNVQQSISLTGQFAAVDEVLTAEENLRMICRLSGLSAAEARLRTAELLEQFDLAAAAAKRVKTYSGGMKRRLDLAISLVVPRPVLFLDEPTTGLDTRSRRTLWDIILQLKSQGITILLTTQYLEEADQLADRIAVLDGGRVVAEGSPAELKTRVGGEVLELRDEHDEVIHRIPTSGSIGDVAQTLHEFTHLLPNETRVSLHRPNMDDVFLSLTDKKLEEIV, from the coding sequence ATGAGTAACTATGCTGTTGAGATTCGGCAACTTCGCAAAAGCTTTGGGCACCAAACCGTGCTGGACGGGATCGACCTGAGCGTGCCTCAAGGAAACGTATTTGCTCTTCTTGGTCCTAATGGGGCCGGCAAAACAACCCTGATCAACATCCTGTCGACCTTGGTAGCGCCCGATGCCGGCAGCGTGAGGATTAACGGATTTGATCTCCGCCATCACAAGCAGAATGTGCAGCAGTCCATCAGTCTGACCGGCCAATTCGCTGCGGTCGACGAAGTATTGACCGCGGAAGAGAACCTGCGGATGATATGCAGGCTGTCCGGTCTATCCGCAGCGGAAGCGCGCCTGCGAACTGCCGAACTGCTCGAACAATTCGATCTCGCTGCTGCTGCCGCCAAGCGCGTGAAGACGTATTCGGGCGGGATGAAGAGAAGACTTGATCTTGCGATCAGCCTTGTTGTGCCGCGGCCCGTGCTGTTCCTGGATGAACCAACCACGGGACTGGATACACGCAGCCGCCGTACCCTGTGGGATATCATTCTGCAGTTGAAGAGCCAAGGTATCACCATACTGCTGACCACGCAGTATTTGGAGGAAGCGGATCAGCTCGCGGACCGGATCGCGGTCCTGGATGGCGGGCGAGTCGTTGCTGAGGGAAGTCCGGCCGAGCTGAAGACCCGTGTCGGAGGAGAAGTTCTGGAGCTCCGCGACGAACACGACGAGGTGATTCACAGGATTCCGACAAGCGGCAGCATCGGGGACGTCGCTCAGACGCTCCATGAGTTCACTCACCTGCTACCGAACGAGACGCGCGTAAGTCTTCACAGGCCAAATATGGATGATGTATTCCTGTCGCTAACCGACAAGAAATTGGAGGAAATCGTATGA
- a CDS encoding ABC transporter permease has translation MMRGTASNTKTTSFAVTQSVFIGRSLRHSIRNAEAMITAMMLPIMLMLLFTYVFGGAIDPSGQYVDYVVPGIILLCAGFGSSSTAVDVSQDMTNGIIDRFRTMPIQSMSVITGHVVASLARNMLATGGVIAVAQLVGFRPSAGLLDWILAIGLIALFIFAFTWLFAAIGLVAGSPAAASSYGFALLFLPYLSSAFVPTETMPTWLQGVASNQPITPVIESIRGLLTGGSIQDHIGWAIGWCLFILVGSMVWSMWTFKRKAGRR, from the coding sequence ATGATGAGAGGAACAGCTTCGAACACAAAAACAACGTCCTTTGCGGTCACCCAGAGCGTCTTTATCGGTCGCAGCTTACGTCACAGCATCCGGAACGCGGAGGCGATGATTACGGCAATGATGCTGCCGATCATGTTGATGCTGCTGTTCACCTATGTATTTGGCGGCGCCATTGATCCCAGCGGACAGTATGTAGACTACGTGGTGCCGGGAATCATTCTGTTATGCGCCGGTTTCGGATCGTCCAGCACGGCCGTCGATGTCTCCCAAGATATGACCAATGGCATCATTGACCGCTTCCGGACCATGCCCATTCAAAGCATGAGTGTCATTACAGGACATGTGGTAGCCAGCCTTGCCCGAAACATGCTGGCGACTGGCGGCGTTATCGCTGTGGCTCAGCTCGTTGGATTCAGGCCTTCAGCCGGACTTCTGGATTGGATTCTCGCCATCGGCTTGATCGCGCTCTTCATCTTTGCCTTCACTTGGCTTTTTGCCGCCATCGGCCTCGTTGCAGGCAGTCCGGCAGCGGCCAGCAGCTATGGATTTGCACTGCTCTTCCTCCCCTACCTCTCCAGCGCCTTCGTTCCTACTGAGACGATGCCGACATGGCTGCAAGGGGTCGCAAGCAACCAACCGATCACGCCCGTCATTGAATCCATTCGCGGGTTGCTGACGGGTGGTTCTATCCAGGATCACATCGGCTGGGCAATTGGATGGTGTCTGTTCATCCTTGTCGGGTCCATGGTATGGAGCATGTGGACGTTTAAGAGAAAAGCCGGTCGACGCTAA